One stretch of Toxoplasma gondii ME49 chromosome XI, whole genome shotgun sequence DNA includes these proteins:
- a CDS encoding hypothetical protein (encoded by transcript TGME49_215970): MCLEISSFMACQKMPSFMIRNWEQLQLRQYPFSPINRGINKKQRAGEMVESICSISGILGVFHFQFQPCNVSGETVRGTHAFRGLYPASKERRCITLKRYTEFTSFNHRRLSLEGQGTSHNTCLCVQIGFLSRTSLRCMRVDSMERYVDVDSSATSSTTFVL, from the coding sequence ATGTGTTTGGAAATCAGTTCTTTCATGGCTTGCCAGAAGATGCCTTCGTTCATGATCAGAAACTGGGAGCAATTACAACTGCGACAGTACCCCTTCTCTCCGATCAACAGAGGAATTAATAAGAAACAGCGAGCGGGGGAGATGGTCGAATCCATTTGCAGCATTTCTGGCATTTTGGGAGTGTTTCACTTCCAGTTTCAGCCATGCAACGTTTCTGGAGAAACTGTCAGGGGAACCCATGCCTTCCGAGGACTGTACCCGGcttcgaaggagagacgctgcATTACGCTCAAACGCTACACTGAATTCACTTCTTTTAATCATCGCAGGCTGTCGCTGGAGGGTCAGGGCACTTCTCACAACACTTGCTTGTGTGTGCAGATTGGATTCTTATCACGAACCTCCTTGCGTTGTATGCGGGTTGACAGCATGGAACGATATGTCGATGTAGATTCTTCAGCCACTTCCTCAACGACTTTTGTGCTGTGA
- a CDS encoding hypothetical protein (encoded by transcript TGME49_215955), producing the protein MVQHVLAGLPLPGHNVSDPVIPVVLRVSMRPMRLVRFTRIHEARPLSPARFIMPMRFIGPVTPVVDATPVCMVTPTPFPTRRPSFHHSRLKSKPIASPRR; encoded by the exons ATGGTCCAGCACGTGCTTGCGGGTCTCCCTCTCCCGGGCCATAATGTCAGTGACCCTGTGATACCCGTGGTGCTCAGGGTGTCCATGAGACCCATGAGGCTCGTGAGGTTCACCCGAATCCACGAGGCGAGGCCACTAAGTCCCGCGAGGTTCATCATGCCCATGCGGTTCATTGGACCCGTGACTCCCGTCGTGGACGCGACGCCGGTGTGCATG GTAACACCTACTCCGTTTCCAACACGGCGACCAAGCTTTCACCA TTCGCGGCTCAAGAGCAAACCCATCGCGAGCCCGAGACGCTGA
- a CDS encoding hypothetical protein (encoded by transcript TGME49_215950), with product MAQSATTQLDSSAHRVEHLLQRAGSAEGGSSGPASSLSSAGAAAPLLMPLNNSEGATRSTAAAGGFQAHGHLSASHAGPAVFFNPSGSSEGNALVALPSSLPSVSLPLSSSHVDLSQVHPGLSEAHGGGSAAAGASASSHLLSQIGASSLLLLTSPGVSASSAAVGAKGTVPAGSSVGQGILFPQASGATLIANPGAAGPSLIAVSSAPFSGSHPQHAAFLASQGQAPAAWVVDAGGVSFSGPFAVGAPVSGLATAGTLARRGSPQPSPTAFSSSSFYSPPFQAVPTHEGGVSALAAAIAAVKVEPNAVEERAEARDATAQAETLGAEPRPECATSPTHLVLSSGASSPHPSPSSLAVSSSVPPASGLLGSSGFSSSFASAAPLEGPAGAQSPSEGREEPSPGSTAACLLSGDAAPPSGNVLLSPTVGSFERDLARGEGAAGAVAFEALDAQCRPGQAQSECETAPTVFFGRQELGNPEGSGVQAGLLSTHPSSQPGLAVVSSPILSASFPSFSSSFAPFPSSALTAVTVERLAALAAAVAGGGPAAPGVAQAVPSGETLGFLGARAPPAVGDANAETPDAAAGPQFATGTQGPEGQAAGKRPRGRPRGSKNKCPRTATRATPGLGPAPDGAASGAEAGPAREASQEVAAAEAAETGEAPAEASPGAGAPAAKTKRRAGVRKKRADSVGDSGDSGAPAFVSSGPGDVEPTAFVMAHPAGHEAVHGPSLGASGSPHLPATPEGPAQGPDKEAAAETVAEAPGAEGPACGAFGPPCGAKDPASFSTTTAASCADGSGALPGSLGGGSGLEVPAPATFSAAGEGEAGADSHSQGPPVVLVSCAAEGAPEPGHQAPEEEPDPQTRSPERPEGEAAGSVLSAPSVSPPVSVSPVSASASVSASPAVSDAPAVSASPSPSEGGPAALVKADAAGERGMLSGEALAWRGLGMIKAGGIRKSYSASFKLAVVAAAEGMSSNTKAAKQMGVTESLVRRWRMQKAVLEQLPGEKLSRRGRKHGKYVTLEQQLCLHVCAVQQQEGRILKDTEMRRLASEIAGNLAVSDFKASSTWCFRFKRRWGLDRVQNLHAGVVPPKRIQAPLEPNEECVVGNPVGPGGTLPGEETGVGGEAEAGVAAGAPAGPADPKKADSGLNLGAAAGESLGVGDLGMASQEGPRPDAQAGAQTQEAARAEGETLALGARGPSQERATGDTGSGASPGVPAEGPPTFVSFSAAPLAVGLGKENNREKEKQVLFLQAPVDALSGIAAQSLPGVSGTFVTLATAREAPAGIAAQGLAQLQGASASSAFASCPALPSHGFHDRAGAPGAVARVTGQAPEGLGAFQASFSSGTLPLAFLTPALSTPARAESEREGGSENGDTGNTPQHGALRPPSPPEGLCLLLPEGASQAEQELALQRKLVELQRQQEALEREIEQHRVHAQAFEGDTGEGAGGAAAGNHLPPRTETPEGTGLASPVASDGRRPEEPKPSEDTQKSDESLPGASHATLASPIHTSSPASPTALQASQMGAGVEDSPSFASSFAVSSSFVNSPSRREAGDPTPGVSRVSSAPATAGDRGSEHGDRAETETVCGEGRAGLLAQEAPKQASSGASTASFSAFPFPQNPRERVAFASSGLAAEALSSLSGPAVPSSALVSAFPVPAPFAVSFAPDGRVTSGDRGEAVSGGPPETPQAQQISGAGLQASRADTLEETPGAERARPEETPQK from the coding sequence ATGGCGCAGAGTGCGACTACCCAGCTGGACAGCTCTGCCCACCGAGTGGAGCACCTGCTGCAGCGGGCTGGGTCTGCGGAGGGCGGCAGTTCGGGCCCagcttcgtcgctctcttccgcgGGTGCCGCCGCTCCGCTCCTGATGCCTCTGAACAACTCCGAGGGCGCGACGCGGTCGACAGCTGCAGCTGGCGGCTTCCAGGCGCACGGTCACCTCTCCgcgtcgcatgcaggccCCGCAGTCTTCTTCAATCCATCGGGGAGCTCCGAGGGGAACGCCCTCGTCGCGCTCCCTTCCTCCCTGCCCTCGGTCTCCCtgccgctctcttcttcacatgTCGACCTCTCGCAGGTCCATCCCGGACTCTCGGAAGCCCACGGGGGCGGCAGCGCGGCGGCGGGCGCGAGTGCGTCGTCGCACTTGCTCTCGCAGATTGGggcctcttcgcttctgctgctcaCTTCGCCAGGCGTCTCGGCGTCCAGCGCCGCCGTCGGCGCCAAGGGAACTGTCCCCGCGGGATCCTCTGTCGGGCAAGGCATCCTCTTTCCCCAGGCCTCGGGTGCGACGCTGATCGCGAATCCGGGCGCGGCGGGGCCCAGCCTgatcgctgtctcctccgcgcCCTTCTCCGGCTCCCACCCCCAACACGCAGCCTTCCTCGCCAGCCAGGGCCAGGCGCCCGCAGCCTGGGTCGTCGACGCGggcggtgtctccttttccggCCCGTTTGCCGTGGGGGCGCCGGTCTCGGGCCTCGCGACCGCCGGTACGCTCGCGCGCCGCGGGAGTCCGCAGCCGTCGCCGAcggccttctcttcgtcctctttctaCTCGCCCCCATTCCAGGCGGTGCCCACCCACGAGGGTGGAGTTTCCGCCCTCGCGGCCGCCATTGCCGCCGTGAAGGTAGAGCCCAACGCCGTCGAAGAACGCGCCGAGGCCCGCGACGCGACGGCGCAGGCGGAGACACTCGGCGCCGAACCGCGGCCCGAATGCGCGACGTCGCCCACGCATCTCGTCCTTTCGTCAGGCGCGTCGTCGCCCCACCCGTCGCCTTCcagtctcgctgtctcttcgtcggtTCCGCCCGCGTCGGGTCTCCTCGGCAGCAGcggcttttcttcctcgtttgccTCCGCCGCGCCTCTCGAGGGCCCCGCAGGGGCGCAGTCGCCGAGCGAAGGCCGCGAGGAGCCCTCCCCGGGCTCCACGGcggcctgtctcctgtctggAGACGCCGCGCCTCCGAGCGGCAACGTCCTGTTGTCTCCAACTGTGGGGTCGTTCGAGAGGGACCTggcaagaggagaaggcgccgcGGGCGCGGTCGCCTTCGAGGCCCTGGATGCTCAGTGCCGACCGGGGCAGGCCCAGAGCGAATGCGAGACCGCGCCGACTGTCTTTTTCGGGCGTCAGGAACTCGGCAACCCAGAGGGATCCGGAGTCCAGGCGGGTCTCCTTTCGACGCATCCTTCCTCGCAGCCGGGCCTCGCagttgtctcctcgcctattctctccgcgtccttcccctcgttctcgtcctccttcgctcccttcccctcttcgGCCCTCACGGCCGTCACGGTGGAGCGCCTCGCGGCACTCGCCGCCGCAGTCGCCGGCGGAGGGCCAGCGGCGCCCGGCGTCGCCCAGGCAGTCCCTTCTGGGGAGACACTTGGCTTCCTGGGCGCCAGGGCACCGCCCGCAGTTGGCGATGCCAACGCCGAGACGCCCGACGCGGCTGCGGGTCCGCAGTTCGCGACTGGAACCCAAGGCCCCGAGGGCCAGGCAGCGGGGAAGCGCCCGCGCGGGCGGCCGCGGGGGAGCAAAAACAAATGCCCGAGGACGGCGACTCGCGCGACTCCGGGCCTCGGGCCGGCCCCCGACGGGGCGGCTTCTGGAGCGGAAGCGGGGCCTGCGCGTGAAGCGTCGCAGGAGGTCGCGGCTGCGGaggcagcggagacaggcgaggcgCCTGCGGAAGCCTCGCCTGGGGCGGGCGCGccagcagcgaagacgaagcgcaGGGCTGGCgtccggaagaagagagcagactccgtcggagacagtggagacagtgGAGCTCCAGCGTTCGTCAGTTCCGGCCCGGGAGACGTCGAGCCGACTGCGTTTGTGATGGCTCACCCCGCTGGACATGAGGCCGTCCACGGGCCTTCCCTGGGGGCCTCGGGGTCTCCGCATCTGCCCGCGACTCCCGAAGGCCCAGCACAGGGACCGGACAAAGAGGCCGCGGCAGAGACTGTGGCCGAGGCCCCAGGCGCAGAGGGACCCGCGTGTGGGGCATTCGGGCCGCCATGCGGGGCGAAAGATCCCGCAAGTTTTTCAACCACAACCGCGGCGAGCTGCGCCGATGGATCGGGCGCGCTCCCAGGAAGCCTGGGAGGTGGGTCGGGCCTCGAAGTTCCAGCCCCTGCGACTTTCTCGGccgcaggcgaaggcgaggcgggTGCCGACAGCCACTCTCAGGGACCGCCTGTCGTTCTGGTCTCGTGCGCCGCCGAGGGCGCGCCGGAGCCGGGCCATCAGGCCCCCGAGGAAGAGCCGGATCCGCAGACGCGTTCCCCGGAGAGGCCGGAGGGCGAGGCGGCGGGGTCTGTCCTTTCCGCCCCTTCGGTGTCTCCacctgtctccgtgtctcctgtctctgcttctgcatctgtctccgcgtctccggcTGTCTCGGATgctccagctgtctctgcgtctccgtcgccgaGCGAGGGCGGGCCCGCGGCGCTGGTGAAGGCAGACGCAGCGGGGGAACGGGGCATGTTGTCGGGGGAGGCGCTCGCGTGGCGGGGGCTGGGAATGATCAAGGCAGGGGGAATTCGCAAGAGTTACTCAGCGTCTTTCAAGCTGGCGGTGGTCGCGGCGGCCGAGGGCATGAGCAGCAACACGAAGGCCGCGAAGCAGATGGGCGTCACAGAGAGTTTGGTGCGGcgctggcgcatgcagaaggcaGTGCTGGAGCAGCTGCCAGGCGAGAAGCTCTCGCGGCGCGGCCGGAAGCACGGCAAGTACGTCACCCTGGAGCAGCAGCTTTGTCTCCACGTATGTGCAGTGCAGCAGCAGGAAGGGCGGATCCTCAAGGACACAGAGATGCGGCGACTGGCGAGCGAAATCGCGGGCAACCTGGCAGTCTCGGACTTCAAAGCCAGCTCAACGTGGTGCTTTCGATTCAAGCGACGCTGGGGCCTCGACCGCGTCCAGAACCTCCACGCCGGGGTGGTACCCCCCAAGCGCATCCAGGCACCTCTCGAGCCCAATGAGGAGTGCGTTGTGGGGAACCCGGTGGGCCCTGGAGGCACTTTGCcgggcgaggagacaggcgtaGGCGGCGAGGCCGAGGCTGGGGTGGCTGCCGGCGCCCCCGCGGGGCCTGCAGATCCGAAGAAAGCCGACAGCGGCCTCAATTTGGGGGCCGCGGCGGGCGAAAGTCTCGGGGTAGGGGACTTGGGGATGGCTAGCCAGGAAGGACCGCGGCCGGACGCCCAGGCCGGCGCCCAAACACAGGAGGCTGCGCGAGCCGAGGGCGAGACCCTCGCCCTTGGGGCGCGAGGGCCCAGCCAAGAGCGGGCGACCGGCGACACCGGATCTGGCGCGAGTCCAGGGGTGCCCGCAGAAGGACCCCCgacgtttgtctctttctctgcagcgccTCTCGCTGTTGGGCTGGGCAAGGAGAACAaccgcgagaaggagaaacaagttctcttcctccaggcGCCGGTCGACGCCCTCTCAGGAATTGCGGCCCAGAGTCTGCCAGGCGTATCCGGGACCTTCGTGACTCTTGCCACGGCGCGCGAGGCCCCCGCCGGAATTGCCGCCCAGGGCCTCGCGCAGCTTCAGGGCGCGAGCGCGTCGAGTGCGTTCGCCTCATGTCCGGCGCTGCCTTCGCACGGCTTCCACGACCGCGCAGGAGCGCCGGGCGCCGTAGCAAGAGTCACGGGACAGGCGCCCGAAGGTTTGGGCGCGTTTCAGgcctcgttttcctcagGGACGCTTCCGCTGGCCTTCCTGACGCCAGCACTGTCGACGCCTGCGCGCGCGGAATCGGAGCGCGAGGGCGGCtccgagaacggagacactggaaACACCCCACAACATGGGGCCTTGAggccgccgtcgccgcccGAGGGCCTCTGCCTGCTGCTACCTGAGGGCGCAAGTCAGGCGGAGCAGGAGCTGGCTCTGCAGCGGAAACTCGTGGAGCTTCAGCGACAGCAGGAGGCGCTGGAGCGCGAGATCGAGCAACAccgggtgcatgcacaggcgtTTGAGGGCGACACGGGGGAGGGTGCCGGCGGAGCCGCGGCGGGGAACCACCTTCCACCTcgcacagagacaccggagggGACAGGCCTCGCATCCCCTGTGGCGAGCGACGGACGGCGACCCGAAGAGCCCAAGCCGTCCGAGGACACCCAGAAAAGCGACGAGAGCCTGCCCGGCGCGTCACACGCGACGCTCGCTTCTCCTATTCACACGTCTTCTCCGGCGTCTCCAACTGCTCTCCAAGCTTCCCAGATGGGCGCGGGGGTCGAGGACTCTCCATCCTTTGCTTCGTCCTTCGCggtctcctcgtccttcgtcAATTCGCCCAGCCGGCGCGAAGCCGGTGACCCCACTCCAGGCGTCTCGCGTGTCTCCAGTGCCCCCGCCacagcaggagacagagggtcTGAGCACGGGGACCgggcggagacggagacggtTTGCGGGGAAGGCCGCGCGGGCCTGCTTGCCCAGGAAGCCCCCAAGCAGGCGTCGTCTGGAGCGTCCACTGCgtcgttctctgcttttccatTCCCTCAGAATCCGCGCGAGAGAGTCGCATTTGCGTCCAGTGGTCTGGCCGCAGAGgcgctttcgtctctctcggggCCTGCGGTCCCTTCCTCTGccctcgtctctgcgttccctGTGCCGGCGCCgttcgccgtctccttcgcgccGGACGGACGCGTGACTTCCGGAGACAGGGGCGAGGCAGTGTCAGGCGGTCCGCCAGAGACCCCCCAGGCGCAGCAGATCTCGGGAGCGGGTCTACAGGCCTCGCGAGCTGACACTCTCGAGGAGACGCCCGGCGCGGAGCGAGCTAGGCCGGAGGAGACGCCACAGAAGTGA
- a CDS encoding hypothetical protein (encoded by transcript TGME49_215980~Predicted trans-membrane domain (TMHMM2.0):42-62) encodes MNKDRPCRLNSRHAEDFSLVMSCQQRLAVVQGSLFCTMKMGRHVVILACFAALASTVAHGLYRSPSYWNDPWPETGEDWAEVVAQVKTTSERLYESVLAFRRLTTSATVRYSAYKKEKQLRPEALQLPHMWHVRNEIWRITDDLRNAKDQLRLLIRKQKALISILEGMRGKGDRKHWNDTTSICRKASGELREAEELVEREEEEYNIEVE; translated from the coding sequence ATGAATAAAGATCGCCCGTGTCGTTTGAACTCTCGCCACGCTGAAGATTTCTCTCTGGTGATGTCGTGTCAGCAGCGATTAGCTGTAGTCCAGGGGTCGCTTTTTTGTACCATGAAAATGGGAAGGCATGTGGTGATACTGGCGTGTTTCGCCGCATTGGCAAGCACGGTGGCACACGGCCTATATCGGTCTCCCTCATACTGGAATGACCCGTGgccggagacaggcgaagactGGGCGGAGGTCGTGGCTCAAGTAAAAACTACGTCGGAGCGCCTGTACGAAAGCGTGCTTGCTTTTCGGCGTCTGACCACCTCCGCCACCGTGCGATACTCTGCTTacaaaaaggagaaacagctCCGCCCAGAGGCGCTACAGCTTCCGCATATGTGGCATGTCAGGAACGAAATTTGGCGTATTACGGACGATTTACGTAACGCAAAAGACCAACTTCGGCTGTTGATacgaaagcagaaagccttAATTTCTATCCTCGAGGGAATGCGTGGCAAAGGCGACAGAAAGCACTGGAACGACACGACCAGCATCTGCAGAAAGGCAAGCGGGGAATtacgagaagcagaggaactGGTAGAgcgggaagaggaggaataCAACATTGAGGTCGAGTGA
- a CDS encoding hypothetical protein (encoded by transcript TGME49_215960) yields MYSFSHGMAGYGTKKRHGLSSVRLGHHGHGKPHETRGRFPDRPATDNSKNAMDGAHGYERHPYGMLRGAHNSFSSSRHSRMPMMHFSPPSDEDFQEFHSFISQKPLFGQHEGHPKPQTEEGKAEDRGAGSEIPLPRRPHQVQKKHRGPRDEAKTLKKSNR; encoded by the coding sequence ATGTACTCCTTCAGCCACGGAATGGCAGGATATGgcacgaagaagcggcaCGGCCTCTCTAGCGTGCGCTTGGGTCACCACGGACATGGCAAACCGCATGAAACGCGGGGAAGGTTCCCTGATCGTCCTGCAACAGACAATTCGAAAAACGCGATGGACGGGGCTCACGGCTACGAACGTCACCCGTACGGGATGCTCCGTGGCGCGCACAAcagtttttcctcttcaagACACAGTCGCATGCCTATGATGCACTTCTCGCCTCCCAGTGACGAGGATTTTCAAGAGTTTCACTCCTTCATATCGCAGAAGCCATTGTTCGGGCAACATGAGGGTCACCCTAAACCccagacagaggaaggaaaggcagaggATCGTGGAGCCGGATCGGAGATCCCCCTACCCCGCCGACCTCATCAGGTGCAAAAGAAGCACAGAGGTCCGAGAGACGAGGCCAAGACGCTGAAGAAGTCGAACAGGTAG